A DNA window from Chthonomonadales bacterium contains the following coding sequences:
- a CDS encoding diacylglycerol kinase, with protein sequence MRRKRPQDSFRYACEGILHCFRTQRHMRFHFVMLVLVLASGLLLALDTLQMLILMFCISLVMATEMVNTAVEALVDMVTPSYDPLAKLAKDVAAGAVLIASLNAFIAGILIFFGSEPIRTIRHGVQIPVRTPDVTVVLVVGVLVVALAVITSKLFVGRGNDALMRGGVVSGHSAIGFFLAMTIIFTTGNRFVAVLALLMAALIAQSRVEARIHSVQEVVLGAVVAIFLTSAVYWLMPRMGAFLQERSAPRAAAPGAIERTPLGRQNATSFGRRGRA encoded by the coding sequence GTGCGGCGCAAGCGCCCGCAGGATAGTTTCCGGTATGCCTGCGAAGGGATCCTGCACTGCTTCCGCACGCAGCGGCACATGCGCTTCCACTTCGTCATGCTTGTGCTCGTTCTTGCGTCGGGGCTCCTGCTGGCGCTCGACACGCTGCAAATGCTGATCCTGATGTTCTGCATCAGCCTGGTCATGGCGACCGAGATGGTCAATACTGCCGTCGAGGCGTTGGTAGACATGGTGACCCCCAGCTATGACCCACTCGCCAAGCTGGCCAAGGACGTGGCCGCGGGCGCCGTGTTGATCGCCTCGCTCAATGCATTCATCGCGGGGATCCTGATCTTCTTTGGGAGCGAGCCGATCCGCACGATCCGCCACGGAGTGCAGATCCCGGTGCGGACCCCGGACGTGACGGTGGTGCTGGTGGTTGGTGTGCTGGTGGTGGCGCTGGCAGTGATCACGTCGAAGCTGTTTGTCGGTCGGGGCAACGACGCCCTGATGCGCGGCGGCGTGGTGAGCGGCCACAGCGCCATCGGCTTTTTCCTGGCGATGACCATTATCTTTACGACCGGTAACCGGTTCGTCGCCGTTCTGGCGCTATTGATGGCCGCCCTGATCGCGCAGAGCCGCGTTGAGGCCCGGATCCACTCCGTCCAGGAGGTCGTGCTGGGGGCGGTGGTGGCGATCTTCCTCACATCCGCCGTCTACTGGCTGATGCCCCGCATGGGCGCGTTTCTGCAGGAGCGCAGCGCTCCGCGAGCAGCGGCACCCGGCGCCATAGAGAGGACCCCGCTTGGGAGGCAGAATGCGACGTCGTTCGGCAGGCGCGGCCGCGCCTGA
- the ybeY gene encoding rRNA maturation RNase YbeY, producing MPVAIVNSQPLRVSTRRLRQCVRAILNAEGAPSAEVSILLADDETVRQLNRDYRFQDRPTDVLSFSQRECHPGTPPLRVCPGTPEPLGDVAISVETAARQASVHGVDLAEELALLGAHGVLHLLGYDDTSEAGAARMRRREALALAPKPHPMLPRPAQREG from the coding sequence ATGCCGGTGGCCATAGTGAACTCGCAGCCGCTTCGCGTGAGCACGCGGCGCTTGCGGCAGTGCGTTCGAGCGATCCTGAACGCTGAGGGCGCCCCGTCGGCGGAGGTGAGCATTCTGCTGGCTGACGACGAGACCGTGCGGCAACTCAATCGCGACTACCGCTTCCAGGACAGGCCGACCGACGTCCTCTCCTTCTCGCAGCGCGAGTGCCACCCCGGCACTCCGCCGCTGCGCGTCTGCCCTGGCACACCCGAGCCCCTGGGCGACGTGGCCATATCGGTCGAGACCGCCGCGCGACAGGCCTCCGTCCACGGCGTCGACCTCGCGGAGGAGCTCGCCCTCCTCGGCGCCCACGGCGTCCTGCACCTCCTGGGCTACGACGACACCTCCGAGGCCGGCGCGGCGAGGATGCGGCGCCGGGAGGCCCTCGCACTCGCCCCGAAGCCGCACCCCATGCTGCCGCGCCCCGCGCAGCGGGAGGGCTGA